GAGCAGGTGTTCCTTCTTGATGAAGCGGCTGTCACGGGAAAAAATGGCCGGGCCCACATGGCGGCCGATGCAATAATTGACGGCATCGCCAAAAACGCCCGCCGCCAGCAGCACCAGCATCACTTCCACATAGCCCATAAGTCCGGCCCCGGCCACCACGCCCGCCGCGAACAGCAGGGAGTCGCCCGGCAGAAAGGGCGTTACCACAAGCCCGGTCTCACAAAAAACGATGACAAAAAGTATGGCGTAAATCCAAAGACCGTATTGTGCAACCAGTTCGAAAAGATGCACGTCAATGTGCAAAATAAAGTCAATAAAATAGCGTATTATTTCCATACATTCCAGCTCCGTGGCCTGATTTCAGGGGCAAAGCGCCTCTCCTGACCGCCCTTGTACCCCAAGGCCGCTTATGGCACAACACGGGCATGCGACAGAATTTTTCTGCAATCCTTATTTTGTTTTTCTGCTTTACGCTGCTGCCGGCCCCCCACGCGAGGGCCGATTTTTACCACGTGGGTTTTCGTACCCTTGGGCAATGGGACCCCGAAAGCGGCCTGCGCCTTGACGTAAACCTTTGGTATCCCTCGGTGCGGCCTGCGCGCGACATCCAGTACGGCCCTTGGGAAATCTCCGCTGCCCGTGGGGGCAAGCCCGTGGACGGGCGCTTTCCGCTTATCCTGCTTTCGCACGATACCGCAGGATCACGCTTTTCGTATCACGATACCGCCGCGTGGCTGGCAGCCAGCGGTTTTGTGGTGGCCGCGCCTACCCACCCCGGCGACAATACCGACAATATGGATCTTCTGCTGACCTGGCAGCAACTGTCCAACAGGGTGCGCGAACTTTCCAGTCTTATCCCCCTTCTGCTCAATGATCCTGAGTCCGAACCCTCCATTGACCCCGAGCGTATCGGCGTGCTGGGGTTCGGCGCTGGCGGCACGGCCGCCCTGCTGCTGGGCGGCGCGCTGCCCGACTGCGAAGGCTGGCGCACTTACTGCGCCCAGGCGGGCAAGCAGGACATGTATTGCAATACCTGGGCGCGCAACCGCATGGACGGCCTTTGCCAGAGCCTGCCCCTGACCAAAAGTCTCGCCGACACGCGCGTCAAAGCTGTGGCCGCTGTGGCTCCGGGTTTTGGCATGCTTTTCAACCGCGACTCTTTCCGCTGGTTTTACCCACCCCTGCTGCTCATGGCCGCCTCCAACGACCGGCTGAACAATACCGCCCTGCACGCCCGCCGCATTTATGACATGGCTGGCAAAAAATCCCGCTGGCTGGTGCTGGACAAGGCCGACGCAGGGGCGCTCATGGCCCCCTGCCCACCCTCGCTGGAGGTGGAACTGCCCGAACTTTGCCGTTCTGTCAGCGATGAGAACAGAAAAAGCATCCACAAAAACATGTTTGCGGCTTTAAGCGAGTTTTTTCTCCATTATCTGGGGAACAGCGTTAACCTTCCGCATATTCCGCAGCCACCCGACCTTAGCCCGCCCCTGCCGCCCAAGCCCGAACCCGCGCCTGCTCCGGCACAGCCCGCAAAACGCAACCGTGCAAAATAAGTAGAATTTTCATGGATTTCCAGCAAGTTTGTAGGAGCGCTCCTTGACAATTACGCCGCCCCTTACTAAAGGTTTTATAGTGTTGCACACTACTGTTACGTACAGGCAATGCACGCAGAATACCGGGGTAGCGCTGGCCGCAACAAGATGTTAGCGTTACACATTTGTTTGAAAGCCCCTTACCGCGCCCACCGTAATGGCCAGCCAGGTTTGCGGCAGGCTCTCGTGAAAACATTCGTTAAGGTATATGCTGCCTGTGCGTAACAATGCATCCTTGCTGAGAAATGGAAGTACAGATGCCATGAAGATACGGCTTTTTTGCATTCTGTGCCTTATATTTGCCGTAGGTATCGGGTCCGATGCTCTGGCCGCGCAATCTTCAGGCACTCCAAAAAACAACATTCAACCAGAGGAGCCCTGGGTTATTATGCCCGCCGGCGGAAAACCGGCCTTTATGGGCATTCATGGCGGCACAATGCCTGTTAGTCTGCTGGTTTACGGCGATGGCACCTCACTGGTTACCTTTGTGGGGCGAACTGGCAACGACTTTCTTGATGTGCTGCGGCGCACGGATCTCCCCGTGCCGAGCCTGCTCAACGCAACAGCACATAATGGAACCGCTGAAACCATGCTACCTGCGGGCAAATATGGCCTACTGACGGCAGGAAACACCAACAGTACCATGCCCGTTTTTAATGTCACCGGGGAAAGACTCTCACACATGGACATGGCGCCAGGGCAATTGCAGCCCTTTGGCCTGTCCGACAAGCCTCTATCCATTGAAGGCGAGGTCAGCAGACCGACCCATCTTTCTCCCGCCAAACAGTACAGGCTGTTTTTTCAGCCCCAGTATTTGCAACCCCGCCGCCCCATACGCTGACGGTCAGTTTCGCATTTTCGACTGGCCCACTGCTGTACCTGATATCGTATCCATTTTTTGTTCGCGTCTTGAGTCTGATCCTAAACTATAGAATAATTTGTAATTTATACGAATCTTGATATATTATATTTTCAGAATCACTAGCTAGAGGAGCTGATTATGTCCCTTTCCAATTACCACGAGGCAATGGAAAGTTTATATAGAACCTGCACAGAGCAGGCATCGCATCGCCCGACCGACAGGCTTTTTTCGCAAGGCCTGAAATATCTGCTTGAAAACTGCCCGTCATTTGATGCATGCGTTGGTGAAGACAACCCGTTTTACAAGGAGTTTGTCCTCCATCTCCAGACAGGCGTCTGCATGGATGAAGATTGCCTCAGCCTCTTTGAATGCCTGGCCATTTTCTTCCGTATCCGTCAGCTGATCCAGAAAGAACGCAACCTCAGCGATACGGAAAGCAAACTCCTGCACTACTTTGAAACTTGTGGAGAATGGCAACCTCAAGACCCTACCATTGTCAGCCACTGGTACTGGTGGCGCATTCCTACACTGGCAATGCACTAAAAAATCCCTGCGCTGAAGTGCACGCACTTTGAGGCGACCTGCCTGCGACCAGCCGGCGGAACACGCTATCCGACATCCTGAACGATTGACGCTGCGGCAAAGCACGCCCAGCTGTCAGCGCAGCAGTATTGCCATTCATCATGCATTGCTTCATACACCACACGCCATCCGGCAAGTGTGGCCTACTTTTGCGCGCGCTTTTTTCAGGCAGGCTGCGCTATT
Above is a genomic segment from Desulfovibrio sp. containing:
- a CDS encoding alpha/beta hydrolase family protein; translation: MGFRTLGQWDPESGLRLDVNLWYPSVRPARDIQYGPWEISAARGGKPVDGRFPLILLSHDTAGSRFSYHDTAAWLAASGFVVAAPTHPGDNTDNMDLLLTWQQLSNRVRELSSLIPLLLNDPESEPSIDPERIGVLGFGAGGTAALLLGGALPDCEGWRTYCAQAGKQDMYCNTWARNRMDGLCQSLPLTKSLADTRVKAVAAVAPGFGMLFNRDSFRWFYPPLLLMAASNDRLNNTALHARRIYDMAGKKSRWLVLDKADAGALMAPCPPSLEVELPELCRSVSDENRKSIHKNMFAALSEFFLHYLGNSVNLPHIPQPPDLSPPLPPKPEPAPAPAQPAKRNRAK